AAATGTCCGCGCTGTGGTTGGGTCACAGCGGAGTGGGTGAATATGGAGCGCCACTGGATAGGCCATGGGAGAAGGAGGAGCTCCAGACCTCACAAGTGTGCTGTCTGCGCCAGAACATTCAGGAGAGCGGACTCCCGTGACGCTCACCAGAAGAGGCATGGCCGCCGCAATCGAACAGGGACAAAGTCTTCTCCTTTGGCGCAGTGTCCCCAGTGCCTCGAGTGGTgccattcagagagagagtgggagattCATCAGCGCTGCCACTTTCAAGGAGGCTTTAAGTGCTTGTTCTGTGACTTCACTGGTAAAACCTACTTTTATGTCAGTTGCTTAAGTTCCTTTAATTTATTACAGACAAATTATCTTCTTATTATGAGGTTCAAAATGCCTGAGAACATACTCTgacattatttttgtaattaaacctgaaaataaacagctttagaaatgtgaaaaaacagagaaacatCTGATTTAATAAGTAAGGTTAAAGAGAAACGAATCAAGATTGATTTCTAGGTCACTAATCAGACATAGACACATTTGTGACCATGTGAATGCTCTGTATGCAAAGttgggattttttttatctcaTGCTAATCTTATCCATTTGATCTTGTGCTGTCAAATGATTCTCAGGGGAATTTGCTGAACTCTTCTGAGGCTTTTACACAAATCTATGGAGTCAGGCTGTCATTAAACCAACCAAACTAAAGCTAAAATTcatgttaaaaatgtaaatattgcattttgtatattttgtataaaaGGTGTACCATATAAGACTTCTACTGCTGAATTGTATCAATATCTGACACTCCGTTTCCCTTGACAACATTGTAGAAAAGTCATGGAAGAAGATACACAAGCACATCCTCAATCAACACACACAGAACGAGGCAGATACAGACCAACAGACGTCCTACCATGAGTAAGTTGTTCACGTAGAGAaactaatgctaatgctgaaagtgtgttttttttattttagtagaTATGTGAAAGTATTGTGTAACAGAGCACACTATAGACTTATATTCCCCTAGTGTTCATACCAGAGTTGTGTGGTTTCCATGACCTCTCTGACAATAGAAAAGTCTGCTTACTACCTTTATGACTGCACAGATCAAATCAGGGGTGGGAAAATATAAATGTGAATAATTTTACTTTCACTCTTTTAACTGAAATTTCCAATTACTATAAGTAACCCGTTCACTTACTATAAGTAGTTTCTCTGGAAAGCCCCTGTAGCAAGTGATGTTGACTAAATggaatataatttaaaaattagACATTTTTTGAGAACTTATTATAATCAGATATGGTACATATTTTTGACTGGGTCTGAGATGCCAGGCCTTAAATAGTAGGTGTAAGATCTTGTCAGCCCCGGTGGAACAGCCACAGCAACATAGGAAGGGAGGTGTTTACCTGATAGAGCTTGAGATGTAGTGGGTGATTAGGTTTTTGTGTATTAACTTACTCCAATCAGCTAAATGTTTCATGAAAGTGTTGCTGATTGGAACATAAACGGACACAGCAACCATAAGTGTTAGGTGTAGGATCTTGTTATTTTTTGTGCATTATTTTACTCCAAAAAGCTAACTGCTTAAGGATAGCAAATGCTGCTGATTAGATCATAAACTGCCACAGCTGCATAGGAAGGGTGGTGCTTACCTGATAGAGCTTGAGatgtagtgggtgattagaGTATAGAGGAAGAGGATGGGCTGGGGCCTATGTCTGTGGGCCCagttgttttgttgattttgtcGTCTTCCTGTAATATTTCACTGGCTGTTATTTGCTAGTAAAAAAAACGGATGTTTGAACATTGATTCCACTGTTCTGTTTACAGTACCCTGTGTAATTAAAAATTTGCATCCTtctcttatttttctttctttacagAGGGCCTCTAAATCTTGACACGCAATCGCCAAGCAGTTCCCCAAAATGCCTCAGAGGGGTGCAGCCAGAGCCATGGTGCCGGGCAGGGAGTGGAAAACTAAAACACAAAGTTGAGGGAAGAAAGAACAAGGTGGGAAAGAAAGATGGTGTGAGACACACTGAGATGAGGGTTGAAGGAGTCAAAGTCCCTAAAAGGAAAGAGTTCTGCTGCACCCTCTGTGATAGGTGAGTTACAACTGGTGTTTCCTGAGATTCAGTTTCTTATTATATagcacacttttttttataaacgTATAATATATGGTATTTGATAGATAGTGCTGACGTCTGTTTTCTAAATGCCATGTTTTCTGCTTAATAAATTCCAGTGTCATTTCAgaaattgtttttctttttgaagtAGTTCAgtgattaaaatgtaaacagttaTTCAGAGCAGTGTGATGACTGGAGGTGTGAACCAGATTTTGTTTGTAAGGTTTAAAGATATATATGTGGGAAGCTTCAAAGACTATTTGAGCACTAATAGCACTACCTCATGGAGAATCTTCAGCTTTATTCAGTGAGTGAGCGTGTTAGCAAATGCAGGCTGATTTCACCACAGTGTTTATAGTCATCTAGATAATGTATGCAGCATGTCAATTCAATTACTCAATTCAGTTACTGAGCAGTTACCCAAAATGCGTCACATGGTGTCACTGATTCAAAACATCAGAGTACtaatagcacccccttgtggagaatctaAGGtattagtgagtgagtgagtgatttaGCAACTTAGTTTAAACGTCAGTTAGTTACACAGTAGGTCTGAGTGTCTTATATATATCCTGTTGAATTTTGTCGCAGGAAGTTTACTAGTAAGCTGACTATGCGTCGACACATGGGCATCCACCAGGGGGATAAGCCGTTCGAGTGCCCTCACTGCCACTACTCCACAAGACTAAAGGCATCACTCATCCAGCACCTGCGCGTCCATACAGGTACAGCACCACTCCCCTACAAATGATAATTATACCAGTGGTTCTCAGTCATTGTCTCAGTGTACCCTTGTTGTAATTTTGTCCTGTGGTAACACACCAAGTTCACCCTTGGCCAGCATTGGATAGTAGGATCAGCTGTTGAAAGCAGAGAAGACTcacattcatgcaattatcaaACCAGCCAGTCGTgttgcagcagtgcagtgcatgaAATCATGCATATAGGGGacagcagcttcagataatgttcacatcaaccatcaaaaTGGGGacaaatgtgatctcagtgattttgagcataGTGAGATTCATATTAAATAGGCTGGATTGAGTATTTTTAGAACTGTTGATTTTTTGGGATCAGTTTTATGGTttaattagaaagaaataaagaagaaaacatGAAACAAATCTCCTGTCTAatacacactcttaaaataaaggtgctacagaagAGTGATAccaaagaagaaccattttaatattaacgtgtgtgaagaatcttttttTTGAAGAAgaccattttaaaggttctttacactacACATTTTTATGGGATGCAGTAGACATACCATATAGATGATCTTAGATTGCTAATAGAGAATTACATCATGGCTAAAGCTGCTAGTGGAACAGTGACTGacaaattacatttttctctgaCTTAATGAACTAACTTTCAGCTCTACGTTCAGCTTCTGTCAGGGCTGTAACATAAAACCATGTTCCAATAAATCATAAACAGTGTCAGTGTTTAGTGTTTGCTTTAGCCCTGCAGATTCACACAAAGCTTTAAACTGTGCTAGGTAACATTTCTGGAGAACATCTAGGTGAGATAGCACTATAAAAAGTACTGTGATGGACATTTAATAATTTCCACACACTGTGGAGTATAAACTGTGAACGAGTGTAGTGATATCAGTTTATGACTTGcagtaaaaacattttccgGATTAATGAGCTGGAGCCGAACTCTGGTCTAACTGTTGAAGAGAAGTCACACGCTTACCTCCTCCCTGTTCATGCCTATAGGACAGTGTCTGTACGGTTTAGgaaagtgtgttttattttaataagtGGCTgaactataatatataataactataatatatacaatCCATATTCTTGCTGTTGAGAATATGGATTCATAATTTATTTGGCATGGCGGATTAGAGCCTTTATCGGGCCGGTTGTTCAACACTCctgctgtaatgtaatgtaattctaGAGAGTAATCACCCTAATTACTCACTTTTTCACTGTAACAGATTTTTGTAACAGATTCCTGATTATGCAGTGCTGTACATGTATTTTTGTACTGCCCAGTCCTGTTAATCAGTCtttgcttgaatgccacagacgTTTTGAGTACTTTGCTGATCATGTGCATCTCgtcatggccacaatttatccatcttctaacggctacttccagcatgataatgcaccatatCACCGCAGTGATAGTCCTCAGTAGTTTCTGTTTATACCCTAAATGctttgtaaatgtgtaaaaacacTCAGTTGATTTAAAGTCAGGATATTTTCAAAACATTGACAATTTAAAGTCAGGTTGTCATATTGAAACTTTAGTGCTCATTATTTTGTAGAGAGAAGATAACCAATATGAGCTACTGCAGGTCCTGTAGACCATTCTTAATTGGGCTTTTGAATGACAGCCTAGATGGCACAATAAAATTTTTTAAGCATAATAAATGTTGTTATGGTGGTAGTGCCACAATACAAATGACAGCAGTATACAGGCCAAATTGGAAAAGGTGATTTTACACCGTCCACTTTGGCTTGGATTACTTTTAAACGTCTGACTCTAAAAGGGAAGAAATatcattatatatttaattttacatGCAGTTCCCCTCAGCTGCAGATCCACTTGTTTACATGCTTTGGAGGTACACATGAGTAAGGATAGCACTTGGTGCAGGATGATGGTGACACCTCGTCAACCACTTTTTCGTCCCCTTCCACCAGGCGAATAAATTGTGGCCGTGATGGGGCTATTAGGAGACTTTTCACACAGTCTCTGCATGAGCTGTGGCAACAGCATGGAAGTGTTCGACAGGACCACAGCTATGCATCTCACTGTCATAGTGCCGTAGATATTTAGAGCCTAATGGAGGCGCTTTTGGAAGAACGGGTTCCCATGCCAGGGTTGCCATGACATCTGAGTGCCTTAGAAGGAGAATTTCAGAAAACTATTTTTCTGCCCTGCTCTGCGCTGTAGGTGAGAAGCCTTACAAGTGTCCCCAGTGTTCCTACGCCTCCATCGATGGGAGCTCTCTGCGACGGCACTTGCGGACACACACGCAAGAGAAGCCTTACCGCTGCCAGTACTGCCCCTACAGCTGGTAAACACACACTTGAAAAATACACTGTGTATGTTGTATCGCAACGTGTACTACACATGCAGATGTGGCTGCACGTATTGAACTAACCGAGAATGGCGCTCCTTCCTCACCAGCATCCAGAAGAAAAGCTTGGACCTTCACTGCAGAAGACATCACACAGGAGAATCCTTCCCCTGTCCTCTGTGCCAGTACTCCACGCCAGACCGGCAGCTGTTGTTGCGACACACGcataaacaccacagcacagaacagtcttccgcACTGGGTCCGAGAAGTCGCAACGGCTCTTCCAAAAGACCACGTACCTCTACATAACATGGAATTGTATGCTTTTGTGTTGGACTTGAACTTTGTTTTGGTTTTCACTGTGATTTTATACTATAAATGTCAAATCTAATGTTTTACATGAGTTATGTAATGATGTTTTACATCAGTTGCAATGTGTGGAATGGAATGTACTGGCTGccttttgtaataataataataataataatttaactgattgtttttaatacatacaCCACTTAGGTCAGTCAAGGGAGTGTGAATATGGACATTATGGAAGTTATTCCATGAGCTAACGGCTGTAGCTCTCGAATATGGACTGAACTTAGACTTAACTTATCATGAATTGCACTATATTATATAGTGCACTTGGTGGGCTATTGATTATCAGCAGGGGCACATTATGTAGGTGGGGGTATTAGGACAATTCTAAGGGCTTTGAATGAAGTATTCTAAGAGTTGTGGGGCAGAGTGCATCTtgtcatggggcccaaaatcttGGGCAGGTCTCACACATCCTATGAAATCGGTGGGCTGTTGGTTATCACGCTCTGATATACAGTCACTCTTGATGTAcgctgaattattattattattattattattacactgaAGTATACAGTGTATTTGGTGGGCTGTTGGGTGTACACTATACTATGGTGTGTGGTTGATAATAGCTTTTCCAATGGGTATCGCTTAGAAGGAAAAACAAATTCCAACACCAATCCAATTGAAATGGGATTATCCTACCTCTGGGGTCTTACTGATTCACATTACTAACAGAAAAGGAGGGAAATATTGGAGGGTTTCCAAGCTGAAGTCACCCAAGATTTACACTGTGCTTCATTTATAGGGGTAGGCACTGTATACTGTAGCTCCTAGCAATCTGTCCAGCAGTCTATTGTAGTTCATACATAATTAACACAGCTAACTGCCAGGGAGTCTAAAGGGAATGCAAATAAATCTGCCTTCATCTGAAAGAAGCGAAGCAGTGACCGCTTTTTTCGTTGCTTTTTTCTTCAGCAATCCAGTCACGTTAGCACAAAGCAAGCTAAGCGCTACAGTGCTGTGATCGCATCGGCTGTGTTTTGAGGTGATTATAGCTCTTATTATTATAGACTGGGGGTTGTATTCGTTAGCGGTTTGCTTTGTCCTCACTGGACATAACAGACGTTTTATTTTTCCAGTCAGACAAACCCGAGTGTTAGTGGAGGAGAAGAGGCCGCCTGGATAAGGGAGATGGACAGAAGCTGCCTGCAAGAagagcagcaggaggagcagcaggaggagcacGAAGAGGAGCTGTTCGAGGTTCAGGGACACTGTGGAGGAAGACGTTCAGATATTCAGAGACTGTGGACTGAGTTAACAAGATCACTCTCGGAGGATGTGGGGACGGCTGAAGCCTCGGTGCTGGCAGGTAATCTTGCTTTAGTTTGAGTTTGTGTTTATAGCTAGAAGTTTCTGCGCAGACTTGGTATCGGATTGCAGGGCAGCCTTTGCCTTGCGTCTTAAGTTTAAAACGGATTTGACTTCTCTTTGCTTTATTGTCAGCACTTCAGTGGATAAGAGAGTCTGAGAGAAACACCGTCTTAGAAAACAGGCTGGAAGAAGTGGAACAAATACTGAAGAATATAATCAGCATGTCTCATCAGGTATGAATCTGCGccctaataaataataataaagaagaaGACGAACATACATTCACATCTTCTACAGATCTCTGCACATTGTAAAGTATAATGACTGTTTCCCTAATTTTACAtactgcaaataaaaaaataaataataataaatgtaaaaaaatatgtattattatacattatccTCCCTAGTATATTCAATTCAAAAACAGGAATTATGCctaaaatgtgcaataaatatgatatatatatatgtgtgtgtgtgtgtgtgtgtgtgtgtggacatgcAATCACTGATCAAATCGATtagtttaattatatttatatataattaaatttatttgtatgttCATTTAcactactgtgcaaaagtcCTAAAATTGTCACCTAGTAGTCATGAAAATTGCTTTAACACTATTTATCTGGGCAGTGAGCGTTTTTTCACTTTAAAATATTAGAATAAGtgcaaataaaacattaaacagtACATGCACTTCTGTTTATGTATTTTGATATATAAATGGCATTAATGACCGATATGTTGTGGTGATGCTTTGTTGTGGTGATCTGAGCATGTTGTTAAAATTAAGGGAAGGATGGAAAGACAAGGTgcaaactacactatatgtccaaatgtttgtgggtaacccttctaataaatgcattcagacacATTGTACGTTTGGACTGaccgctgacacagatgtataaatgctcacacacacagcttgtctagtacctgtagagaagtagagCATGAACCCATGCCAGACGGGGGCTAGGTAGGTATAAAGCTCTGAGACGTATACTATAGAGTTCTTTTTCCAGCTGAAGGTCACAAACTAACATAAAAACAGTAGTAGTCTGTAGTCAGAATGTGTTGTTCGTCAATAACGTATAATGTGTTTGTAAGAAGAAAACAGGGTTGGGTTGCTAAACGTCAGCCACTATgtgtatttgttcagttccaccagcagctcacctgatttactttaatgaaggactgattagataaactaggtattAAATGGTAATTGTAAATAATGGACTTCCTCAAGGAGAACTTTGTAAATGGTTCaaagaacacactcacacacacacaaccgcaGACATAGCTTCACCTATCTTCTCACACCGTTTACTCTACGTTAATGCAAAATGTAAGTTCATTCATgtgcttttttttcatttcccaGTATTCCCAGTCTGAGGCAGCTCTCACATTTGTCCAGACTGCCTCCCTTGACTCAGTTCAACCCTTCTTTCAGAGTCCCGTCACAGTGGCAGGTTTGTCTACATGTGGCTGCTTGAAGAGCGCTTTACGTTTTATTATGACAATTTCAACCACGTAAATTTCAACCACGTACATTTTAACCACGTAAATTTGTCATATTTTGTAATTTGCTTCGCAGATGTATGGAGGTCTAATGGATTCTGCTTGGCCAACACTGAAACTATACTTTATGATGCGTATTTAAAGGAAAAGGAAAGTGAGAAACAACTTTCTGTGCATTCTGCAAGGAGAAGGTAAGATACTGATCATCCATTTAGAACAATCAGCAGTGCTAAGTGAATTGAGAGTATGTGTGAGGCTAGTACTGGACTTGAGGTTAGGATTTATTTTGAAAGTAAcaggcatttttttttccttgcttGTTTTTCCTCAACACACAGCTCCCAGGTGCTGACAAGGACTCATATAAAACAGGATGGTGGACTCAATTGTAATGCAGAAACTGCAACTTTGAACTTGGCTGACACTGGGCTTCAGGAG
This portion of the Salminus brasiliensis chromosome 9, fSalBra1.hap2, whole genome shotgun sequence genome encodes:
- the LOC140562500 gene encoding zinc finger protein 335 isoform X2, yielding MMGGIKDAYQDIPPVTLQLAEDSIKSHLYCSSAKGIEAHLSTLVEVFLVEVFRCRVCQFTSSQKARISRHVSERHSPPPCPHLSCLEKEDEESLTVGMRVDEEDELDPSGSPYDLHSDSKNSEEDQMDMERMSFLLPMYGMLQNISPPCDMGLSSNSDGNLHVAQTCEVSTLFEEDRHGESSEEEAVFQLEDTRDGLPGPLSTRMACTEDQDEEMAQSAHLMTLGLCRISSTKCPTQPAPLVNRMALTTGEQDASDALAEDKQPLLTTAEMQKQGEEDGGLSCILCQANMGSHSLLEVHLKCHDGEQGYKCPRCGWVTAEWVNMERHWIGHGRRRSSRPHKCAVCARTFRRADSRDAHQKRHGRRNRTGTKSSPLAQCPQCLEWCHSEREWEIHQRCHFQGGFKCLFCDFTEKSWKKIHKHILNQHTQNEADTDQQTSYHEGPLNLDTQSPSSSPKCLRGVQPEPWCRAGSGKLKHKVEGRKNKVGKKDGVRHTEMRVEGVKVPKRKEFCCTLCDRKFTSKLTMRRHMGIHQGDKPFECPHCHYSTRLKASLIQHLRVHTGEKPYKCPQCSYASIDGSSLRRHLRTHTQEKPYRCQYCPYSCIQKKSLDLHCRRHHTGESFPCPLCQYSTPDRQLLLRHTHKHHSTEQSSALGPRSRNGSSKRPRTST
- the LOC140562500 gene encoding zinc finger protein 335 isoform X1, which gives rise to MNLRVHMMGGIKDAYQDIPPVTLQLAEDSIKSHLYCSSAKGIEAHLSTLVEVFLVEVFRCRVCQFTSSQKARISRHVSERHSPPPCPHLSCLEKEDEESLTVGMRVDEEDELDPSGSPYDLHSDSKNSEEDQMDMERMSFLLPMYGMLQNISPPCDMGLSSNSDGNLHVAQTCEVSTLFEEDRHGESSEEEAVFQLEDTRDGLPGPLSTRMACTEDQDEEMAQSAHLMTLGLCRISSTKCPTQPAPLVNRMALTTGEQDASDALAEDKQPLLTTAEMQKQGEEDGGLSCILCQANMGSHSLLEVHLKCHDGEQGYKCPRCGWVTAEWVNMERHWIGHGRRRSSRPHKCAVCARTFRRADSRDAHQKRHGRRNRTGTKSSPLAQCPQCLEWCHSEREWEIHQRCHFQGGFKCLFCDFTEKSWKKIHKHILNQHTQNEADTDQQTSYHEGPLNLDTQSPSSSPKCLRGVQPEPWCRAGSGKLKHKVEGRKNKVGKKDGVRHTEMRVEGVKVPKRKEFCCTLCDRKFTSKLTMRRHMGIHQGDKPFECPHCHYSTRLKASLIQHLRVHTGEKPYKCPQCSYASIDGSSLRRHLRTHTQEKPYRCQYCPYSCIQKKSLDLHCRRHHTGESFPCPLCQYSTPDRQLLLRHTHKHHSTEQSSALGPRSRNGSSKRPRTST